One Halalkalicoccus sp. NIPERK01 DNA segment encodes these proteins:
- a CDS encoding redox-regulated ATPase YchF, producing MLTLALAGKPNAGKSTFYSAATRAEVDMANYPFTTIDPNRGVSYVRTECPCLAREERCGNENCRDGKRYVPVELIDVAGLVPGAHEGRGLGNQFLDALTDADAIITVVDASGGTNAEGEPVDVGTYDPVEEIDFVEEEMDRWLAGIVARNWEGVERQSRSPGFDVDEAISDVLTGFGTSEADVAVVLRELEYPENPREWTDEDREELARRVRARTKPILVAANKADIAPAENLERLREVGEQAGRHVVPTTAEGELALRKGAEAGLIEYDPGDPDFEILGELSGVQREKLTELGETMSEYEGTGVQKALDGAVYDLLDRFTAYPVQNETKWTDGQGNVLPDAFLLPRGSTPKDLAYAVHSDIGEGYLHAVDARSKRRIGEDHELSEGDVIKIVSTAK from the coding sequence ATGCTCACGCTCGCGCTCGCCGGCAAACCGAACGCCGGGAAATCCACCTTCTACAGCGCCGCGACCCGCGCCGAGGTCGACATGGCGAACTACCCATTCACGACGATCGACCCCAACAGGGGAGTGAGCTACGTCCGTACCGAGTGTCCGTGTCTCGCCCGCGAGGAACGCTGTGGCAACGAGAACTGCCGCGACGGGAAACGCTACGTCCCCGTCGAACTGATCGACGTCGCCGGGTTGGTGCCGGGTGCCCACGAGGGGAGGGGGTTGGGGAACCAGTTCCTCGACGCGCTGACCGACGCCGACGCGATCATAACGGTGGTGGACGCCTCCGGCGGGACGAACGCAGAGGGCGAACCCGTCGATGTCGGCACCTACGACCCCGTCGAGGAGATCGACTTCGTCGAGGAGGAGATGGACCGCTGGCTCGCGGGGATCGTCGCCCGGAACTGGGAGGGCGTCGAGCGCCAGTCGCGCTCGCCGGGGTTCGACGTCGACGAGGCGATTTCCGACGTCCTCACCGGCTTCGGCACGAGCGAGGCGGACGTCGCCGTCGTCCTCCGGGAGCTCGAGTACCCCGAGAACCCACGGGAGTGGACCGACGAGGACAGGGAGGAACTCGCCCGGCGGGTGCGCGCCCGGACGAAACCCATCCTCGTCGCCGCGAACAAGGCCGACATCGCGCCCGCCGAGAACCTCGAACGGTTGCGCGAAGTGGGTGAGCAGGCGGGCCGGCACGTCGTCCCCACCACGGCGGAGGGCGAACTCGCCCTGCGGAAGGGGGCGGAAGCGGGCCTGATCGAGTACGATCCGGGCGACCCCGACTTCGAGATCCTCGGCGAACTCAGCGGGGTTCAACGGGAGAAACTGACGGAACTGGGAGAGACGATGAGCGAGTACGAAGGCACGGGCGTACAGAAGGCGCTCGACGGCGCGGTCTACGACCTTCTCGATCGCTTCACGGCCTATCCCGTCCAGAACGAGACGAAGTGGACCGACGGGCAGGGAAACGTGCTTCCCGACGCCTTCCTGCTTCCTCGGGGCTCGACGCCGAAGGACCTCGCCTACGCGGTCCACTCGGACATCGGCGAGGGCTACCTCCACGCCGTCGATGCGCGCTCGAAGCGCCGGATCGGAGAGGACCACGAGCTATCGGAGGGCGACGTGATCAAGATCGTGAGCACGGCGAAGTGA
- a CDS encoding ribbon-helix-helix protein, CopG family — MTDRVTVSLDAESRAALDTLVSETGDGQSAAVRRALTFYAANLEAAETDVSADLQQYHRLLSTGEHVLLDVDFLHCFLEYVYREGEPDPEFQSAADRVADFHAAEYAERFSDLSDVLEWLSLCGFLSVRGVEDGTYHVVFPSEPTKRFMLRFVERSTADLPFEVDVEEGVAKALLTRRERSG, encoded by the coding sequence ATGACCGACCGTGTGACCGTCTCGCTCGACGCCGAGTCGCGTGCGGCCCTCGACACGCTGGTTTCCGAAACCGGCGACGGGCAAAGCGCCGCGGTCCGCCGGGCGCTGACCTTCTACGCCGCGAATCTCGAGGCCGCCGAGACGGACGTGAGCGCCGACCTCCAGCAATACCACCGCCTGCTCTCGACGGGCGAACACGTCCTGCTCGACGTCGATTTCCTCCACTGTTTCCTCGAGTACGTCTACCGCGAGGGCGAGCCCGACCCCGAGTTCCAGTCCGCCGCCGACCGCGTCGCGGACTTCCACGCCGCCGAGTACGCGGAGCGGTTCTCGGATCTGAGCGACGTCCTCGAGTGGCTCTCACTGTGTGGTTTCCTCAGCGTCCGCGGGGTCGAAGACGGGACCTACCACGTCGTCTTCCCCTCCGAACCCACCAAGCGGTTCATGCTCCGTTTCGTCGAGCGCTCGACGGCCGACCTACCCTTCGAGGTCGACGTTGAGGAGGGGGTCGCCAAGGCGCTGCTCACTCGTCGAGAGCGGAGCGGATAA
- a CDS encoding carboxylate--amine ligase translates to MATQFLDRLNEQEFERPPAIVCNAHITGLGVARALAAHDVPVIALDRNGDGVAPSSEAVAFAGEVTYPLDDLDGFREDVEAIAGAVEGEPVAFGCMDEWVHAFADADPEGVRLPFAEKDVIDRVLDKESLYGLAQRLGVPYPETYRIAGIGEGSPDAAEALGDPIDPEEVLDELELPFVIKPARKREFEEAVGTNVIEVGSENEYAEVIATAREADIRVMAQERVPIARGEDCSLASYVPPSGDPLTFVGNPLVRYPLAFGTSCVVERVDRPEIEERALSVLSETGYYGISESEFVYDRERKEYVLLDINTRPWKWIGLPVFAGVNLPMAAYADATDAAYEPAEITDSRWVYLPDYLELLATDESFGDVLTEGQWTALVSGAFEDGDDLATGVYSPSDPAPAYDVIRTKFGGIEYYCSC, encoded by the coding sequence ATGGCCACCCAGTTCCTCGATCGACTGAACGAACAGGAGTTCGAACGCCCGCCCGCGATCGTCTGCAACGCCCACATAACGGGATTAGGAGTCGCCCGTGCGCTCGCCGCCCACGACGTGCCCGTGATCGCGCTCGACCGCAACGGCGACGGGGTCGCACCCTCCTCCGAGGCCGTCGCGTTCGCCGGTGAAGTGACGTATCCGCTGGACGACCTCGACGGCTTTCGCGAGGACGTCGAAGCCATCGCGGGGGCCGTCGAGGGCGAACCGGTCGCGTTCGGCTGTATGGACGAGTGGGTCCACGCCTTCGCCGACGCCGACCCCGAGGGCGTGCGTCTGCCCTTCGCCGAGAAGGACGTCATCGATCGGGTCCTCGACAAGGAATCCCTGTACGGTCTCGCCCAGCGCCTCGGCGTACCGTACCCCGAGACCTACCGGATCGCGGGGATCGGGGAGGGCTCGCCCGACGCCGCCGAGGCGCTGGGCGACCCGATCGATCCCGAAGAGGTCCTTGACGAACTGGAGCTCCCGTTCGTGATCAAGCCCGCCCGGAAACGCGAGTTCGAGGAGGCGGTGGGGACGAACGTCATCGAGGTCGGTAGTGAAAACGAGTACGCCGAGGTGATCGCGACCGCCCGCGAGGCCGATATTCGAGTTATGGCCCAGGAGCGCGTGCCGATCGCACGGGGCGAGGACTGCTCGCTGGCCTCCTACGTTCCCCCGAGCGGCGACCCACTGACCTTCGTCGGCAACCCGTTGGTCAGGTATCCACTGGCCTTCGGCACCTCGTGTGTCGTCGAGCGCGTGGATCGCCCCGAGATCGAGGAGCGCGCCCTCTCGGTGCTCTCGGAGACGGGTTACTACGGGATCAGCGAATCCGAGTTCGTCTACGACCGCGAACGCAAGGAGTACGTCCTGCTCGACATCAACACCCGCCCGTGGAAGTGGATCGGCCTGCCGGTCTTCGCGGGCGTGAACCTCCCGATGGCCGCCTACGCCGACGCGACCGACGCGGCGTACGAACCCGCCGAGATCACCGATTCTCGATGGGTCTACCTCCCCGACTACCTCGAACTGCTCGCGACCGACGAGTCCTTTGGTGACGTCCTCACCGAAGGGCAGTGGACCGCGCTCGTCTCCGGGGCGTTCGAGGACGGCGACGACCTGGCGACCGGCGTCTATTCCCCGAGCGATCCCGCGCCGGCCTACGACGTGATCCGGACGAAGTTCGGCGGGATCGAGTACTACTGTTCCTGCTAG
- a CDS encoding Nramp family divalent metal transporter has protein sequence MALRDRLRAIGPGAIVAAAFVGPGTVTTASVIGAGYAYVLVWTIAFSIVATIVLQEMSARLGLVSREGLGEALRDEFDHPAAKTASVVLVVSAIGIGTAAFQTGNIVGGAAGLATITGIEASVWGPLIGLVAAGLLWTGNYKLIERTFVALVIVMGLAFVANAVLVRPDLGSLGRGFVPAVPEGSAYLIAGLIGTTVVGYNLFLHASTVQERWDGPADLAECRTDTVASVLFGGAITLSIVITAAAVFPAGTEIGDVGEMANQLEPLFGGLALTFFAVGLFAAGFTSAMSAPLAGAYATAGALGWDVDLKSTRFRAIWLAILGTGTVFSGLGYDPVQVIVFAQVANGILLPILAVFLIYAMNNDGLLGKHTNTTVQNALGAIVTLVVIGIGLQTLYDTLVL, from the coding sequence ATGGCACTGAGGGATCGGCTGAGAGCGATCGGGCCGGGGGCGATCGTCGCGGCGGCGTTCGTCGGGCCCGGCACGGTAACGACCGCGAGCGTCATCGGCGCGGGGTACGCCTACGTGCTGGTCTGGACGATCGCCTTCTCGATCGTCGCGACGATCGTCCTCCAGGAGATGAGCGCCCGTCTGGGGCTCGTCTCCCGGGAAGGGCTGGGCGAGGCGCTCAGGGACGAGTTCGACCACCCCGCCGCGAAGACCGCGAGCGTCGTCCTCGTCGTGAGCGCGATCGGGATCGGCACCGCGGCCTTCCAGACGGGGAACATCGTCGGCGGCGCGGCCGGACTCGCGACCATCACCGGGATCGAGGCGAGCGTCTGGGGGCCGCTGATCGGCCTGGTCGCGGCGGGGCTGCTCTGGACGGGAAATTATAAACTGATCGAGCGGACCTTCGTCGCGCTGGTGATCGTCATGGGCCTTGCGTTCGTCGCGAACGCGGTCCTCGTGCGGCCCGACCTCGGCTCGCTGGGTCGGGGGTTCGTCCCCGCCGTTCCGGAGGGGTCGGCCTACCTCATTGCGGGATTGATCGGGACGACGGTCGTGGGCTACAACCTCTTCCTGCACGCGAGCACGGTCCAGGAGCGCTGGGACGGGCCCGCGGACCTCGCGGAATGTCGGACCGACACCGTCGCCTCGGTCCTGTTCGGCGGCGCGATCACCCTTTCCATCGTTATCACCGCCGCCGCGGTCTTCCCCGCGGGCACCGAGATCGGCGACGTCGGCGAGATGGCCAACCAGCTCGAACCGCTGTTCGGCGGGCTGGCGCTGACCTTCTTCGCGGTCGGCCTCTTCGCCGCGGGCTTCACGAGCGCGATGAGCGCGCCGCTCGCCGGGGCGTACGCCACCGCCGGGGCGCTGGGCTGGGACGTGGACCTGAAATCCACGCGGTTCAGGGCGATCTGGCTCGCGATCCTCGGCACTGGAACGGTCTTCTCGGGACTGGGCTACGACCCCGTTCAGGTGATCGTCTTCGCGCAGGTCGCCAACGGGATCCTGCTTCCCATACTGGCCGTGTTCCTCATCTACGCGATGAACAACGACGGCCTGCTCGGCAAGCACACCAACACCACCGTGCAGAACGCGCTGGGGGCGATCGTCACGCTCGTCGTGATCGGCATCGGACTGCAGACGCTGTACGACACGCTCGTACTATGA
- a CDS encoding LLM class flavin-dependent oxidoreductase → MTAERMGLNLFTMNSVEHVSAGSWRYPGDQSHRYTDREYWTEVARTAERGGFDAIFFADVRGIYDVYSDDREMAIERAVQTPSNHPQALVPAMAEVTDHLGFAITRSTTYAHPYQLAREFSTLDHLTDGRVAFNVVTSYLESAARNLGLEKRMDHDERYDRAEEFMQVCYRLWEGSWDADSVIRDRERGIYTDPEKVREIGFEGEYFDVQGPHGCEPSPQRTPVIYQAGSSERGRAFAAKNAEAVFTSQPTEEGVREYMADMRERAAECGRSPDSLDFFAGIVPIVGETREIAEAKHESYKETIDVEATLALLSGFMDMDLSELDPDQRVEYIETEAIQGAVNAFTRSDPDREWTVREMARFAGLGTTSPVVVGTPVEIADAFEHWFREVGVDGFNVKEVVRPASLRNFVDLVVPELRDRGLVREEYAGDTLRETMTGRSGLPEDHPGKREALSAMGL, encoded by the coding sequence ATGACCGCCGAGCGAATGGGGCTCAACCTCTTTACGATGAACTCGGTCGAACATGTCAGCGCCGGGTCGTGGCGCTATCCGGGCGACCAATCCCATCGCTATACGGACAGAGAGTACTGGACCGAGGTCGCACGCACCGCGGAACGCGGCGGGTTCGACGCGATCTTCTTCGCCGACGTGCGGGGGATCTACGACGTCTACAGCGACGACCGGGAGATGGCCATCGAGCGAGCGGTCCAGACCCCCTCGAACCACCCACAGGCGCTGGTCCCCGCGATGGCCGAAGTGACCGACCATCTGGGCTTTGCGATCACGCGCTCGACGACTTACGCCCACCCCTACCAGTTGGCCCGCGAGTTCTCGACGCTCGATCACCTCACCGACGGCCGCGTGGCGTTCAACGTCGTCACCTCGTACCTCGAAAGTGCCGCCCGGAACTTAGGCCTCGAAAAGCGGATGGACCACGACGAGCGCTACGACCGCGCCGAGGAGTTCATGCAGGTCTGCTATCGTCTCTGGGAGGGGAGTTGGGACGCCGATTCCGTAATACGGGACCGTGAGCGGGGCATCTACACCGACCCCGAAAAAGTCAGGGAGATCGGCTTCGAGGGCGAGTATTTCGACGTTCAGGGTCCGCATGGTTGTGAGCCCTCGCCCCAGCGGACACCGGTGATCTATCAGGCCGGCTCCTCCGAACGGGGCCGCGCGTTCGCCGCGAAGAACGCAGAGGCGGTCTTCACGAGCCAGCCCACCGAGGAAGGAGTCAGGGAGTACATGGCCGATATGCGCGAACGCGCCGCCGAGTGCGGTCGGAGCCCCGATTCGCTCGACTTCTTCGCCGGGATCGTCCCGATCGTCGGCGAAACTCGGGAAATCGCCGAGGCCAAACACGAGAGCTACAAGGAGACGATCGACGTGGAGGCCACCCTCGCGCTGCTCAGCGGCTTCATGGACATGGATCTTTCAGAACTCGACCCCGACCAGAGAGTAGAGTACATCGAGACCGAGGCGATCCAGGGTGCCGTGAACGCCTTCACGAGGAGCGACCCTGACCGCGAGTGGACGGTGCGGGAGATGGCGCGCTTCGCCGGGCTCGGGACGACCTCGCCCGTGGTCGTCGGCACACCAGTAGAGATCGCCGACGCCTTCGAGCACTGGTTTCGCGAGGTCGGCGTCGACGGCTTCAACGTCAAGGAGGTGGTTCGACCGGCGAGCCTGCGCAACTTCGTCGACCTCGTGGTGCCCGAACTCAGGGACCGTGGGCTGGTTCGCGAGGAGTACGCGGGCGACACCCTGCGCGAGACCATGACCGGGCGCTCGGGACTTCCGGAGGATCACCCCGGCAAGCGCGAGGCGCTCTCGGCGATGGGACTATAA
- a CDS encoding Na+/H+ antiporter NhaC family protein, translated as MPTEFGALSLAPPLVAIVLAIVTRRALLSLFIGVWSGGVIYSGSLGVVQTFTWIVEAIGNDVFHAQIIVFVSLLGAGIALIWRMGGSLAVANYATSRLDSHRKVGIATWLLGMVWFFDDYANTAIVGSSMKDIADEMNMSREKLAYLLDSTAAPVATFGISSWVAFQISMVQTGYDAAGISDVAPSAFLTFIRSIPYNLYCLFAVLMVGIIVIMRRDFGEMLDAEHRAQRTGKVNRDGAQPLQSMKDDLGDVMVEDPKLRTFILPILALVAVVAVGSVWSGYSPGASALEMAESADFIGALVWGSFAMAATALVLAMAYDILSLSEGMETVLDGFGIMLHAIAILVLAWSIGAVAEALGTGAYVTGVAEGLITPTLLPIVILFAAGFISFSIGTSWGTMALVTPVAIPLAWEVSGGSSEMLAVATGAVFSGAIFGDHCSPISDTTVLSSTFAGADHIDHVRTQIYYALTTAAVATVGYLLYGLTGLPQIVLIPVGIALLVAVVYALSELDARRKGLSATPFVRHERDSPADD; from the coding sequence ATGCCAACGGAGTTCGGGGCGCTGTCGCTCGCGCCGCCGCTGGTCGCGATCGTGCTGGCGATCGTCACCCGGCGGGCGCTGCTGTCGCTGTTCATCGGGGTATGGTCGGGGGGCGTCATCTACTCGGGGAGCCTGGGCGTCGTCCAGACGTTCACGTGGATCGTCGAGGCGATCGGGAACGACGTCTTTCACGCACAGATCATCGTCTTCGTCTCGTTGCTCGGCGCGGGGATCGCGCTGATCTGGCGGATGGGCGGGTCGCTCGCGGTCGCCAACTACGCGACGAGTCGGCTCGACTCCCACCGAAAGGTCGGAATCGCGACGTGGCTGCTGGGCATGGTCTGGTTCTTCGACGACTACGCGAACACCGCGATCGTCGGCTCCTCGATGAAGGACATCGCCGACGAGATGAACATGTCCCGCGAGAAACTCGCCTACCTGCTCGATTCGACGGCCGCGCCGGTCGCGACGTTCGGGATATCGAGCTGGGTCGCCTTCCAGATCAGCATGGTCCAGACGGGCTACGACGCGGCGGGGATCAGCGACGTCGCGCCCTCGGCGTTTCTGACCTTCATTCGAAGCATCCCGTACAACCTCTACTGCCTGTTCGCGGTGCTCATGGTCGGCATCATCGTCATCATGCGCCGGGACTTCGGCGAGATGCTCGACGCCGAACACCGCGCCCAGCGCACGGGAAAGGTCAACCGCGACGGCGCCCAACCGCTCCAGAGCATGAAGGACGACCTGGGCGATGTGATGGTCGAGGACCCGAAACTCCGGACGTTCATCCTTCCCATCCTCGCGCTGGTCGCCGTCGTCGCCGTCGGATCGGTCTGGAGCGGCTACTCGCCGGGCGCGTCGGCGCTGGAGATGGCCGAGAGCGCGGACTTCATCGGCGCGCTCGTCTGGGGCTCGTTCGCGATGGCCGCGACCGCGCTCGTGCTCGCGATGGCCTACGATATCCTCTCGCTGAGCGAGGGCATGGAGACCGTCCTCGACGGCTTCGGCATCATGCTCCACGCGATCGCCATCCTCGTGCTGGCGTGGTCGATCGGGGCGGTCGCAGAAGCGCTGGGGACCGGCGCGTACGTGACGGGCGTCGCCGAGGGGCTGATCACGCCGACGCTGCTGCCGATCGTGATCCTCTTTGCCGCGGGGTTCATCTCGTTTTCGATCGGCACCTCGTGGGGGACGATGGCGCTCGTGACCCCCGTGGCGATCCCGCTGGCGTGGGAGGTCTCGGGGGGCTCCTCGGAGATGCTCGCGGTCGCGACCGGCGCGGTGTTCTCGGGGGCGATCTTCGGCGACCACTGCTCGCCGATCTCCGATACCACCGTCCTCTCGTCGACGTTCGCCGGGGCGGACCACATCGATCACGTCCGCACCCAGATCTACTACGCGCTGACCACCGCCGCGGTCGCCACGGTCGGCTACCTGCTCTACGGGCTGACCGGCCTGCCCCAGATCGTCCTCATCCCCGTCGGGATCGCGCTGCTCGTCGCGGTCGTCTACGCGCTTTCGGAACTCGACGCGCGCCGGAAGGGGCTCTCGGCGACGCCGTTCGTCCGGCACGAGCGCGACTCGCCCGCCGACGACTGA